The Oscillospiraceae bacterium genome contains the following window.
GCAGGGAGCCGCCCACCAGCCCGTACAGCCACGCACCCACCGGGAGTGAGGGCAGGATATACATCAGCTGGTCAATGAATCTCACATTGTTCAGCAGCCTGTTCCACCAGTTGGACACCTGCTGCCCCAGCGCGGCAAAGTTGGCATCGGCCGCTGCCAGCAGCCCCCATGCCACACCGCACAACGCCAGCGTCACCGCTGCGGTAACGATGAGGTGCAGAACTTTTCGTGTCCCCGTGCGGTCCTGCAGGCGGGTGCGCAGCGCAGCAAAGACGGTACGCGCCCGCAGGAAGAAATTTCCGAACGGCAGGAGGACAAATCCGGCCAGCGCATCCAGCGGGGCCAGACTGCCGCTCTGCCCCTGCGCCAGCATCCCGCACCGTGCCAGCACATACCAGACGGCGAACAGATGCCATACCATCCACTGCCAGTCCCCCAGCGGCCCCGGCTGGTAGCCGTACAGCGGGTACGCCACGGCCAGCGCCATCCAGCATACGGCCCAGAGCGGCGTTTCCTTAGCGGCGGTGCGGTGCGCGGCACGGGCGGCACAGTCCACATACACAATGAACAGCGCCGCAAAAACCGGCATTCCCCAATCCGGATATGACTGCGGAAACATCACCCCGCGCAGATAAAAATACGCCAGCGGGTACATCAAAAGTGCATACAACATAGCGGAATCACCTTCCTGTAGGGGCCGGACATGTCCGGCCCGGTCGTGTAAAATTACGCGGGCGTTTGCGGGTAAGCCGCGGGCCGGGCATGCCCGGCCCCTACCGATCCTCGTCCGGCACAAACTCCAAAATGTCCCCCGGCTGGCAGTCCAGCGCCCTGCAAAGCGCCTCCAATGTAGAAAACCGCACCGCTTTGGCTTTGTTGTTCTTCAGGATGGACAGATTCGCCGGGGTGATGCCGATCTCCTCGGCCAGCTCGCCCGCCGCCTTGTGGCGGCGGGCCATCATGACATCCAGATTGACCACAATAGGCATCGTGACGCCCCCCTTACACGGTGTAGTCCAGTTCGTCCTTCATGCGGACGGCCTGCGCAAAGGCGTTTTTCAGCACCCGGACGATCAGCGCCATGAACCCTGCCGCCACCGCCAAGAACAGGAACGGCAGATAGATTCCCGCTGCCAACAGGCAGAATCCCGCTGCGCCAGCACAACACCAGCTGATGCACCGCAGAGCCGCAACATTGGTGGAAACAAAGACCTCGCCCGCTTCAATGCGGCGCAAAAACTGATACAGGCTGCACAGCATGACCAGCGCCAGCGCGGCGCAGGCATACCCCATCCCCAGCAGCAGGGGGCCGCTGCGCGGCGGCAGCCCATGTGCCGTAACCATCCAATGCGTGATCTTCGGGCCGCATACCGTCATAACCGCGCTGCCCGCAATCGCCAGCGCCACAACGGCGCGGGTCAAAAGTATGCTTCTCTGATCGTTCCAAAGCTGCTTCATCTGTATCCGCCTCCCGGTTTATTGCCTGCAGTATAGCACATTGCATATCGTTTTGCAAGTATTTTTTATCGTTTTTCAATAATTTTGTAAAACCACTTCGTTTCGTTTGCGTATCTCGAAAAAATGGTGTATCATAGAGACAACTACAAACTTTTGTGCGAGGTGCCCTTCATGAAAGTATCTGTCCTGCTTGCTGCGCTTGGGCTGGCCGGCTGCCTGACCGCCTGCGCCCCCAAAACGCCCGACACCCTCCGGCAGCCCGCCACGGCGGAAAGTGCCGCCCCCACCGCCGCGCCTGCGGCCACCGCGCAGCCTGCGGCAGCCGAGCCCGCCGCCGCAGTGGGCACCGTGCTGCCCGCAGGCGCAGACGCCGGGCGCAGCTATCTGGACGAAACACTTTTCATCGGGGATTCCAACACCGCGCGCTACCTGCTGTATGCCGATGATACGGGCACCGCTTTTACAAGCCTTTCCAACAACATCGGTGTTGTCAGCATGGGCGCGGGCGCGATCACCACGCTGAAATGCGAAAAGTTCAAAGGCTCCTCGACCATGTACACCGTGCCGGAATCGGTTGCCATGCTCAAGCCGAAGCGGATCATCATCTGCTACGGCACAAACAACCTCTCCGGTGCCTCCACCGATGCGACCCGGTTCATCGCCACCTATCTGCAGGGGCTGCAGGCCATCCGGCAGGCGTGGTCCTACTGCGACATCATCGTAAGCGCCATCCCGCCGCTGGACAAGCAGCGCGAAAACACGAACCTGACGATGACGCAGGTCGATGCCTACAATGCCGCTCTGGTACAGATGTGCGAGGAAAATGGCTTTAAATTTCTGAACAGCGCCGAGGTCCTGCGGGACGATACCACCGGCTGGGCCAAAACCGACTACACCCTGTCAGACGGCGTACACCTCTCCAAAAAGGCCGTTGAAGCGTATTTTACTTATGTACGCACCCACGCATACCAGACTGAGGACCGCCGCCCGCAGCCGCTGGGGAGCATCCCGCAGCCGGACGGCGTGCCCGCAAACCTTATCACAAAGGACCCCATCGCCGTGCGCGGTGCCAAGGTCCCGCTGGAATTTGTCGCTGAACACGGCGGCACGCTGTCCGGCACCACCAGCCAGCTTGTCAAAAAGGGTGCGACCGCCGGGGCCGTGACCGCCGTGCCGGACGCAGGCTTTGTCTTTGCGGGCTGGACCGCCAGCTCAGGCGGCAGCTACAGCAGCGAATCCCTCAGCTTTACGATGCCGCAGGACGCCGATGCAGGCGGTGTGGTGCTGACGGCGCACTTCAAGGCCGACGCCCACGAGCACAACTATGCGGAGATCGAGGACACGCGGGTGAACCCCACCTGCACAACCAACGGCTCCGCCAAGTATACATGCACGATCTGCGGTGAAATCATTGAAAAAGAGCTGCCCGCCCTCGGCCACGACTGGGATGGTGGGGTGCGCAGCGGTGACTATATCACCTACTATTGCCGCCGCGAGGGATGCAGCGAAACAAAAACTGAGGAATCGCAGCACACCCACACCTACGATGAAGGCATCGTCACCCAAGCAGCCACCTGCGGCGCGCCCGGTGTGCTGACCCGCACCTGCGCGATCTGTGGCCAGCAGATTCAGGAAGAGATTCCCGCCACAGGGCAGCACAGTTGGCAGCAGACCGAGCATGTTGATGCTCAAGTCGGCGTGGAGGGGCGCAATGTCTACACCTGCACGGTTTGCGGGCAGACCTACAGCGAGGTGCTCCCCGAATTGGAGCCCGCGCCCCCGCCCGACCCCGTTACACCTGTGGAGCCGACCCAACCCGATCCCCCCGCCGAACCTACCGCGCCGGAAACGCCCGCCGAATCCACCCCCGCAGAGGAACAACCCGAAGTTACGGCAGAACCGGCATCGGAGACACCGGCAGAATAACCGCCCTGTAGGGGCGACCATTGGTCGCCCGCGGGACATAGCGGCAGCCGCAAAGCTTCCGGGCGGATATGGAATCCGCCCCTACGGTGTAGAGGTCGATGTCTGGCATCGACCCGAAACCACCGCGCCTGCTGCCACGCTGCACGGGCGAGCAATGCTTGCCCCCACATTTTCTGCATCCATTCTATTTCATAAATCAAACGAAAGAGGTACCCATGTCCGAAACCACTACTCCGCAGCGCCCGAAAAACAGTGCGCTGATCCGACGCTTTCTCCCCTATCTGGTCAAGTACCGCGGCGTGCTGGCCTTTGATCTGTTCTGCGCCGCACTGACGACCCTGTGCGACATTGCCCTGCCCAAAATCATGAGCACCCTGACAAACACGGTCACGGCAGCGTCCCTGACAGCCGAAACTGTGCTGAAGCTGGCGGCGCTCTACTTTGTGCTGCGCGTCATTGACGGTGCAGCCAGCTACTTTATGTCCGGCGTTGGCCATATCATGGGCGTGCATATCGAGACCGATATGCGCCGCGATGCCTTTGACCATCTGCTGCAGCTCGACCACACCTACTACAACAACACCAAGGTCGGCCAGATCATGGGCCGCATCACGAACGACCTGTTCGATGTGACCGAGTTTGCCCACCACTGCCCCGAGGAGTTTTTCATTGCAGGCATAAAGATCGCCGCCTCGTTCGTGATCCTCTGTCAGTCCAACATACCGCTGACCCTCGTTGTCTTTGCCTGTGTGCCGCTGATGGGCGTTGTCTCGGTCAAGCTGAACCACAAGCTGCGCGAGCGGTTCCGCCAGCAGCGCTTTCAGATCGGTGAGCTGAACGCCACCATTGAGGACAGTCTGCTCGGCCAGCGTGTGGTCAAGGCCTTTGCAGCCGAGGAACTGGAGCGCGAAAAGTTTGAGCAGGGCAACCGCGATTTTGAAAAAATCAAGACGCTGGGCTATCACGCCATGGCGGCCTTCAACACCTCCACCCGCCTTTTTGACGGCCTGATGTATTTTGTCGTCATTCTGGCCGGCGGTCTTTCCCTCGTGTACGGTGCCATCAGCGCGGGCGATCTGGTGGCCTATGTGCTGTATGTTTCCACGCTGATCGCCACCATCCGCCGCATCGTGGAATTTGCCGAGCAGTTCCAGCGCGGCATGACCGGCATTGAGCGCTTTGCCGAAATCATGGACACCCCCATTGCCATCGCCGACCTTCCCGGTGCGGAGCCGCTGCAGGTGCGGGAGGGCGGCATCGACTTCTGCGATGTCAGCTTTGAGTACCCTGATGATCACAATAAGGTCCTGCGCCATGTCAACCTCAAGATCCGCCCCGGCGAGAATGTTGCGCTGGTCGGCCCCTCCGGCGGCGGCAAGACCACGCTCTGCAACCTGATCCCCCGCTTTTATGATGTGACAGGCGGCAAGATCCTGATCGACGGGCAGGATGTGCGCAGCGTCACACTGCGCAGCCTGCGCGAGGCCATTGGCGTGGTGCAGCAGGATGTCTATCTGTTCAGCGGCACCGTGGCGGAGAACATCGCCTATGGCCGCCCCGGTGCGACCCGCGCCGAGATCGAGGAGGCTGCCCGTCTGGCCGGAGCCGACGGCTTTGTCCGCGCATTGAAGAACGGCTACGACACCTATGTCGGTGAGCGCGGCGTCAAGCTTTCGGGCGGGCAGAAGCAGCGCCTTGCCATCGCCCGCGTATTTTTGAAGAACCCGCGCATCCTGCTGTTGGACGAGGCCACCAGTGCGCTCGACAACGAGAGCGAGATTCTGGTCGGCCAGAGCCTTGACAAGCTGGCCAAGGGCCGCACGACCCTGACGATTGCCCACCGGCTGACGACCATCCAGAACGCCGACCGCATCCTTGTCTTAGGCCGGGACGGCATCGAGGAGGAGGGCAGCCACGAAGCGCTGCTGGCAAAGCAGGGCGTGTATTATAGGCTGTGGAACGGGCTGGTGAGTGGAGAAACCTTATAAGATGCACGGCTTCCCCCTAGGGGGGAAGCTGTCAGCGACCCCGCCCGCTGACTGATGAGGGGCAGACTTCCCGCAATAACCCATTCACAGGCAAGCAAGGCCGCACCGCCCCTCATCCGGCCTCGGCCACCTTCCCCCTAGGGGGAAGGCTTTTTTATTTGTACCATCATCCTTCTCATATTCAATCCGCAGGTCATCACATTTGATGCGATCATAATCCACAGGAAGCCTGCCATGCCGTACTGCGGCAGCACAAGCCGGATGGCTGTGATGCGGAACACCGAATCCAGCAGCGAATACCGGAAGGTAGCCAGCTGCTCCCCCAATCCCTTGAGTACACCGTCCACCATGCTTTCCAGATACATAAAGGGCGCGGCCAGCCCCAAAATCTGCACATAGCGGCCCACCATGGCATCGCGGTAGACAAGCTCTGCCAGCGGCGCGCCCAGCAGCACAAACCCTGCCCCCGCCAGCACAGAAAACCCGCCGGTGAAGCGCAGCATGGTAAACACCAGCCGCCGCGCAGCGGCTGCATCTCCCCGGGTGTGGGCGCGGGTGATCTCCGGCATCAGCAGGCCGGACAGGGCGGTCAGCACCGAAAACGGAAAAAACAGCAGCGGCAGCGCCATCCCCTTGAGCGCACCGTACTGCGCCATCGCCGCAGTGCGGCTGCCGGTATAGAGGGTGAGCGTATAAGGGATCAGGCTGCTCTCGGCAGCCTGCAGGGCGCTGGCCAGCAGGCGGCTGCCCTCGACCGGCCAGAGGATACTATACAGCTCCCGCGCGGTATAGGGGTGCAGCGGGGCGCCGGGGCGGGGCGCAAATTCCGGTGTGCGGGCTGCAAAGACCAGCATGATGCCGCAGGAGATCCCCTCGCTGACTGTGTTGCCCAGCATGACAGCCGCGCAGCCGTAGCCTGCACCCCACTGCGCCAGCAGGCGCAGCCCCGCCGCTGCCACCGCCATCCGCACAAGCTGCTCAACAAGCTGCGCTGTGATGTTGGGCTGCACCCGCCGCGCCGCCAGAAAGCACCCTCGCATTGCCCCCGACACTGCCATAAACGGCAGGCTCGGTGCCAGGATCAGCAACGCAGTCTCGGCACGGATGTCATGCAGCAGATACCGCGCGCAGGGGCCTGCCAGCACGGCCTGCGCAGCCATGGCTGCCGTGCCAAAGCCCAGCGCCGTGCCGCATAGCCCGCGCAGCGTCTGCGCCATACCGCTGCCGCGGGCCAGACTTTGGGCTGCCAGACGCGCCGAGGCCACATGGATGCCCGCCGTGGCAAAGGAGACGAACACCATGTAAAGCGCCAGAATCAGCTGGTACAGCCCCATCCCCTCACTGCCGAGGGCCGCTGCCACCATGACCCGGAGCCCCATACCCAGCAGCCGCAGCACCAGCCCCGACCCGGTAAGCAGCGCCGCATTGTGCAGATAATTCCTGCGGTTGTTCATACGCCGCCCCCTTCCCCTGCTGATGGATATGCGAAAGGCGCAGCGGGTATACCAGCGCGTGAAGCCTTCCCCCTTGGGGGAAGGTGGCCGCAGGCCGGATGAGGGGCGACATTATCGCGGCCACCCGTTACCGGGCAATCACGGAAAGTCTGCCCCTCATCAGTCCGCTTCGCGGACAGCTTCCCCCTCTGGGGGAAGCCTTTTCGCTGCGCAGCATCTTGCAAAGCTGCGCGAATTTTGGTACACTGTTATAAAAGCATTTTTAAAGGAGCATTTACAAATGAGCGAAGCATGTACCCATGATTGCAGCAGCTGTCAGGCTAACTGCGATCACCGCGCGCCGCAGCATGAGCCGCCGCACGCAAGAAGCCGTATCAAAAAGGTCATCGGCGTTGTTTCCGGCAAGGGCGGCGTCGGCAAAAGCATGACCAGCGCCATGCTGGCCGTCTCGATGCGCCGCCTTGGCTATAAGGCCGGCGTGCTGGACGCCGATATTACCGGCCCTTCTATTCCCCGCCTGTTCGGCGTGAAGGGCCCTGCCACCGGTGACGGCGAGAGCATCAACCCCGTCTGCAGCCGCACCGGCGTTGAGATCATGAGCATCAATCTGCTGCTCGATGACCCCGAGGCCCCGGTCGTCTGGCGCGGCCCCGTCATTGCCGGTGCTGTCAAGCAGTTCTGGCAGGAGGTCGTGTGGGATGTTGATTTCCTGTTCGTTGATATGCCCCCGGGAACCGGCGATGTGCCGCTGACTGTCTTTCAGACGCTGCCGGTGGACGGCATCGTTATCGTATCCAGCCCGCAGGAGCTGGTCGGCATGATCGTTGGCAAGGCCGTCCAGATGGCCCAGATGATGCATGTGCCCATTTTGGGTCTGGTCGAGAACATGAGCTACGCCGTCTGCCCCGACTGCGGCAAGCACATTCATGTGTTTGGCGACAGCCATGTGGACGAGATTGCCGACAAGTACAGCCTGCCGGTGCTGGCAAAAATGCCTATTGACCCCGAGCTGGCCAAGGAGGCCGATGCCGGCATGATCGAGGTCTTTGCGGGCGACTATCTTGACAACGCCGCCCAGACGGTGGCCAAGCTGCTGAAAAAGTAAGGCAGCACCATTGCCCGCCTGACGGCTTAACCGCCGCTGCGGCGGCTGCGGTATTACGGTAAATTTGCTGCGGCGCGGAATAACACCGCGCCGCAGTTTTTGGAAAGAGGGGTTTTCTTGTGAAAAAATTCTGGGAAGAATTCAAATCCTTTGCCCTGAAGGGCAACATGATGGATATGGCCATCGGTGTCATCATCGGCGGCGCGTTCTCAACGCTCGTGACCTCGCTGACTGACAACCTCATCAGCCCGATTCTGGGTATTCTGGGCAAGGTCAACTTTGACGCCATGATGTGGGATGTTTTCGGCGATGGCAAGCTGGTTTTCAAGTACGGTGCCTTCATCACCTCGGTCATCAACTTCCTGATCATGGCTCTGGTGCTGTTCCTCATCGTTAAGGGCATGAACAAGCTGATGGACCTTGGCAAGCATAAGGAAGAGGCACCCGCAGAGCCGGAAGCCCCCGCCGCCCCCACGCAGGAGGAGCTGCTCGCCGACATCCTCGCCGAGCTGAAAAAGCAGAACGAGGAAAAGACGGCGTAACGTTTTTAGTATGCAAAATGACCGCGCAGGGCGAAAAGCCTTGCGCGATTTTTGTTTGGGCGGCGGAGGCATACGGCGCGGGAGGGATGAATCTCTCCCCTGCGGAGCAACCGTAAACGGGCGGTTCCGGGAGGCCGCGGGCCGGGCATGCCCGGCCCCTACAGCGCGGCGCACTGTGTAGGGGCGGCGTTCCCGACGCCCCGCAGGGCGGCATGTACCTTCCGGCAGACCGTAGGGCGGCCAGCCCTCTGGCCGCCGCGGAGGGGTCAAGACCCCTCCCTACGATGCAAACCGGAAAAGGGGTATGCCGTTAAGCCGCGGGCGGCATATATGCCGCCCCTACAACATGTCG
Protein-coding sequences here:
- a CDS encoding DUF4173 domain-containing protein — protein: MLYALLMYPLAYFYLRGVMFPQSYPDWGMPVFAALFIVYVDCAARAAHRTAAKETPLWAVCWMALAVAYPLYGYQPGPLGDWQWMVWHLFAVWYVLARCGMLAQGQSGSLAPLDALAGFVLLPFGNFFLRARTVFAALRTRLQDRTGTRKVLHLIVTAAVTLALCGVAWGLLAAADANFAALGQQVSNWWNRLLNNVRFIDQLMYILPSLPVGAWLYGLVGGSLRRKAPPTTAQQCAAVLENCRIVPRTTAVAAVTALCGVYALFFAVQAGEWLAAAPLGLDAPDTAAFAVNGFWELLKILLLDFSVLAGIQFFGRAPLPKALAAVFCGFGVAFAALAAGKLAVYVTLCALTPRRFTAAWCLFVLAVCAVLALVRVFRPIPAAKLAIFAAAVSFTLLCCVNVKQRVIDVNLARYEAGIDEELDWGVLWECGYKENAAQ
- a CDS encoding helix-turn-helix transcriptional regulator — translated: MPIVVNLDVMMARRHKAAGELAEEIGITPANLSILKNNKAKAVRFSTLEALCRALDCQPGDILEFVPDEDR
- a CDS encoding DUF2975 domain-containing protein, with product MKQLWNDQRSILLTRAVVALAIAGSAVMTVCGPKITHWMVTAHGLPPRSGPLLLGMGYACAALALVMLCSLYQFLRRIEAGEVFVSTNVAALRCISWCCAGAAGFCLLAAGIYLPFLFLAVAAGFMALIVRVLKNAFAQAVRMKDELDYTV
- a CDS encoding SGNH/GDSL hydrolase family protein, which produces MKVSVLLAALGLAGCLTACAPKTPDTLRQPATAESAAPTAAPAATAQPAAAEPAAAVGTVLPAGADAGRSYLDETLFIGDSNTARYLLYADDTGTAFTSLSNNIGVVSMGAGAITTLKCEKFKGSSTMYTVPESVAMLKPKRIIICYGTNNLSGASTDATRFIATYLQGLQAIRQAWSYCDIIVSAIPPLDKQRENTNLTMTQVDAYNAALVQMCEENGFKFLNSAEVLRDDTTGWAKTDYTLSDGVHLSKKAVEAYFTYVRTHAYQTEDRRPQPLGSIPQPDGVPANLITKDPIAVRGAKVPLEFVAEHGGTLSGTTSQLVKKGATAGAVTAVPDAGFVFAGWTASSGGSYSSESLSFTMPQDADAGGVVLTAHFKADAHEHNYAEIEDTRVNPTCTTNGSAKYTCTICGEIIEKELPALGHDWDGGVRSGDYITYYCRREGCSETKTEESQHTHTYDEGIVTQAATCGAPGVLTRTCAICGQQIQEEIPATGQHSWQQTEHVDAQVGVEGRNVYTCTVCGQTYSEVLPELEPAPPPDPVTPVEPTQPDPPAEPTAPETPAESTPAEEQPEVTAEPASETPAE
- a CDS encoding ABC transporter ATP-binding protein/permease, coding for MSETTTPQRPKNSALIRRFLPYLVKYRGVLAFDLFCAALTTLCDIALPKIMSTLTNTVTAASLTAETVLKLAALYFVLRVIDGAASYFMSGVGHIMGVHIETDMRRDAFDHLLQLDHTYYNNTKVGQIMGRITNDLFDVTEFAHHCPEEFFIAGIKIAASFVILCQSNIPLTLVVFACVPLMGVVSVKLNHKLRERFRQQRFQIGELNATIEDSLLGQRVVKAFAAEELEREKFEQGNRDFEKIKTLGYHAMAAFNTSTRLFDGLMYFVVILAGGLSLVYGAISAGDLVAYVLYVSTLIATIRRIVEFAEQFQRGMTGIERFAEIMDTPIAIADLPGAEPLQVREGGIDFCDVSFEYPDDHNKVLRHVNLKIRPGENVALVGPSGGGKTTLCNLIPRFYDVTGGKILIDGQDVRSVTLRSLREAIGVVQQDVYLFSGTVAENIAYGRPGATRAEIEEAARLAGADGFVRALKNGYDTYVGERGVKLSGGQKQRLAIARVFLKNPRILLLDEATSALDNESEILVGQSLDKLAKGRTTLTIAHRLTTIQNADRILVLGRDGIEEEGSHEALLAKQGVYYRLWNGLVSGETL
- a CDS encoding oligosaccharide flippase family protein — protein: MNNRRNYLHNAALLTGSGLVLRLLGMGLRVMVAAALGSEGMGLYQLILALYMVFVSFATAGIHVASARLAAQSLARGSGMAQTLRGLCGTALGFGTAAMAAQAVLAGPCARYLLHDIRAETALLILAPSLPFMAVSGAMRGCFLAARRVQPNITAQLVEQLVRMAVAAAGLRLLAQWGAGYGCAAVMLGNTVSEGISCGIMLVFAARTPEFAPRPGAPLHPYTARELYSILWPVEGSRLLASALQAAESSLIPYTLTLYTGSRTAAMAQYGALKGMALPLLFFPFSVLTALSGLLMPEITRAHTRGDAAAARRLVFTMLRFTGGFSVLAGAGFVLLGAPLAELVYRDAMVGRYVQILGLAAPFMYLESMVDGVLKGLGEQLATFRYSLLDSVFRITAIRLVLPQYGMAGFLWIMIASNVMTCGLNMRRMMVQIKKPSP
- a CDS encoding Mrp/NBP35 family ATP-binding protein — translated: MSEACTHDCSSCQANCDHRAPQHEPPHARSRIKKVIGVVSGKGGVGKSMTSAMLAVSMRRLGYKAGVLDADITGPSIPRLFGVKGPATGDGESINPVCSRTGVEIMSINLLLDDPEAPVVWRGPVIAGAVKQFWQEVVWDVDFLFVDMPPGTGDVPLTVFQTLPVDGIVIVSSPQELVGMIVGKAVQMAQMMHVPILGLVENMSYAVCPDCGKHIHVFGDSHVDEIADKYSLPVLAKMPIDPELAKEADAGMIEVFAGDYLDNAAQTVAKLLKK
- the mscL gene encoding large conductance mechanosensitive channel protein MscL yields the protein MKKFWEEFKSFALKGNMMDMAIGVIIGGAFSTLVTSLTDNLISPILGILGKVNFDAMMWDVFGDGKLVFKYGAFITSVINFLIMALVLFLIVKGMNKLMDLGKHKEEAPAEPEAPAAPTQEELLADILAELKKQNEEKTA